Proteins encoded together in one Bos indicus x Bos taurus breed Angus x Brahman F1 hybrid chromosome 28, Bos_hybrid_MaternalHap_v2.0, whole genome shotgun sequence window:
- the HNRNPH3 gene encoding heterogeneous nuclear ribonucleoprotein H3 isoform X1 — MDWVMKHNGPNDASDGTVRLRGLPFGCSKEEIVQFFQGLEIVPNGITLTMDYQGRSTGEAFVQFASKEIAENALGKHKERIGHRYIEIFRSSRSEIKGFYDPPRRLLGQRPGPYDRPIGGRGGYYGAGRGSMYDRMRRGGDGYDGGYGGFDDYGGYNNYGYGNDGFDDRMRDGRGMGGHGYGGAGDASSGFHGGHFVHMRGLPFRATENDIANFFSPLNPIRVHIDIGADGRATGEADVEFVTHEDAVAAMSKDKNNMQHRYIELFLNSTPGGGSGMGGSGMGGYGRDGMDNQGGYGSVGRMGMGNNYSGGYGTPDGLGGYGRGGGGSGGYYGQGGMSGGGWRGMY; from the exons ATGGATTGGGTTATGAAACATAATGGTCCAAATGACGCTAGTGATGGGACAGTACGACTTCGTGGACTGCCATTTGGTTGCAGCAAAGAGGAAATAGTTCAGTTCTTTCAAG GGTTGGAAATCGTGCCAAATGGGATAACATTGACGATGGACTACCAGGGGAGAAGCACAGGGGAGGCCTTCGTGCAGTTTGCTTCAAAGGAGATAGCAGAAAATGCTCTGGGGAAACACAAGGAAAGAATAGGGCACAG GTATATTGAGATCTTCAGAAGTAGCAGGAGTGAAATCAAAGGATTTTATGATCCACCAAGAAGATTGCTGGGCCAGCGACCAGGACCATATGATAGACCAATAGGAGGAAGAGGGGGTTATTATGGAGCTGGGCGTGGAAGTATGTATGACAGAATGCGACGAGGAGGTGATGGATATGATGGTG GTTATGGAGGTTTTGATGACTATGGTGGCTATAATAATTATGGCTATGGAAATGATGGCTTTGATGACAGAATGAGAGATGGAAGAG gtatgGGAGGACATGGTTATGGTGGAGCTGGTGATGCAAGTTCGGGTTTTCATGGTGGTCATTTTGTACATATGAGAGGACTGCCTTTTCGTGCAACTGAAAATGATATTGCTAAT ttcttctcaccACTAAATCCAATCCGAGTACATATTGATATTGGAGCTGATGGCAGAGCAACAGGAGAAGCAGATGTAGAGTTTGTGACACATGAAGATGCAGTAGCTGCCATgtctaaagataaaaataacatgC AACATCGATACATCGAACTTTTCTTGAATTCAACTCCTGGAGGCGGCTCTGGAATGGGAGGTTCTGGAATGGGAGGCTACGGCAGAGATGGAATGG ataatcagGGAGGCTATGGATCTGTTGGAAGAATGGGAATGGGGAACAATTACAGTGGAGGATATGGTACTCCTGATGGCTTGGGTGGTTACG GCCGTGGTGGTGGAGGCAGTGGCGGTTATTATGGGCAAGGTGGCATGAGTGGAGGTGGATGGCGTGGGATGTACTAA
- the HNRNPH3 gene encoding heterogeneous nuclear ribonucleoprotein H3 isoform X3: MYDRMRRGGDGYDGGYGGFDDYGGYNNYGYGNDGFDDRMRDGRGMGGHGYGGAGDASSGFHGGHFVHMRGLPFRATENDIANFFSPLNPIRVHIDIGADGRATGEADVEFVTHEDAVAAMSKDKNNMQHRYIELFLNSTPGGGSGMGGSGMGGYGRDGMDNQGGYGSVGRMGMGNNYSGGYGTPDGLGGYGRGGGGSGGYYGQGGMSGGGWRGMY; encoded by the exons ATGTATGACAGAATGCGACGAGGAGGTGATGGATATGATGGTG GTTATGGAGGTTTTGATGACTATGGTGGCTATAATAATTATGGCTATGGAAATGATGGCTTTGATGACAGAATGAGAGATGGAAGAG gtatgGGAGGACATGGTTATGGTGGAGCTGGTGATGCAAGTTCGGGTTTTCATGGTGGTCATTTTGTACATATGAGAGGACTGCCTTTTCGTGCAACTGAAAATGATATTGCTAAT ttcttctcaccACTAAATCCAATCCGAGTACATATTGATATTGGAGCTGATGGCAGAGCAACAGGAGAAGCAGATGTAGAGTTTGTGACACATGAAGATGCAGTAGCTGCCATgtctaaagataaaaataacatgC AACATCGATACATCGAACTTTTCTTGAATTCAACTCCTGGAGGCGGCTCTGGAATGGGAGGTTCTGGAATGGGAGGCTACGGCAGAGATGGAATGG ataatcagGGAGGCTATGGATCTGTTGGAAGAATGGGAATGGGGAACAATTACAGTGGAGGATATGGTACTCCTGATGGCTTGGGTGGTTACG GCCGTGGTGGTGGAGGCAGTGGCGGTTATTATGGGCAAGGTGGCATGAGTGGAGGTGGATGGCGTGGGATGTACTAA
- the HNRNPH3 gene encoding heterogeneous nuclear ribonucleoprotein H3 isoform X2 codes for MDWVMKHNGPNDASDGTVRLRGLPFGCSKEEIVQFFQGLEIVPNGITLTMDYQGRSTGEAFVQFASKEIAENALGKHKERIGHRYIEIFRSSRSEIKGFYDPPRRLLGQRPGPYDRPIGGRGGYYGAGRGSYGGFDDYGGYNNYGYGNDGFDDRMRDGRGMGGHGYGGAGDASSGFHGGHFVHMRGLPFRATENDIANFFSPLNPIRVHIDIGADGRATGEADVEFVTHEDAVAAMSKDKNNMQHRYIELFLNSTPGGGSGMGGSGMGGYGRDGMDNQGGYGSVGRMGMGNNYSGGYGTPDGLGGYGRGGGGSGGYYGQGGMSGGGWRGMY; via the exons ATGGATTGGGTTATGAAACATAATGGTCCAAATGACGCTAGTGATGGGACAGTACGACTTCGTGGACTGCCATTTGGTTGCAGCAAAGAGGAAATAGTTCAGTTCTTTCAAG GGTTGGAAATCGTGCCAAATGGGATAACATTGACGATGGACTACCAGGGGAGAAGCACAGGGGAGGCCTTCGTGCAGTTTGCTTCAAAGGAGATAGCAGAAAATGCTCTGGGGAAACACAAGGAAAGAATAGGGCACAG GTATATTGAGATCTTCAGAAGTAGCAGGAGTGAAATCAAAGGATTTTATGATCCACCAAGAAGATTGCTGGGCCAGCGACCAGGACCATATGATAGACCAATAGGAGGAAGAGGGGGTTATTATGGAGCTGGGCGTGGAA GTTATGGAGGTTTTGATGACTATGGTGGCTATAATAATTATGGCTATGGAAATGATGGCTTTGATGACAGAATGAGAGATGGAAGAG gtatgGGAGGACATGGTTATGGTGGAGCTGGTGATGCAAGTTCGGGTTTTCATGGTGGTCATTTTGTACATATGAGAGGACTGCCTTTTCGTGCAACTGAAAATGATATTGCTAAT ttcttctcaccACTAAATCCAATCCGAGTACATATTGATATTGGAGCTGATGGCAGAGCAACAGGAGAAGCAGATGTAGAGTTTGTGACACATGAAGATGCAGTAGCTGCCATgtctaaagataaaaataacatgC AACATCGATACATCGAACTTTTCTTGAATTCAACTCCTGGAGGCGGCTCTGGAATGGGAGGTTCTGGAATGGGAGGCTACGGCAGAGATGGAATGG ataatcagGGAGGCTATGGATCTGTTGGAAGAATGGGAATGGGGAACAATTACAGTGGAGGATATGGTACTCCTGATGGCTTGGGTGGTTACG GCCGTGGTGGTGGAGGCAGTGGCGGTTATTATGGGCAAGGTGGCATGAGTGGAGGTGGATGGCGTGGGATGTACTAA
- the HNRNPH3 gene encoding heterogeneous nuclear ribonucleoprotein H3 isoform X4: MRDGRGMGGHGYGGAGDASSGFHGGHFVHMRGLPFRATENDIANFFSPLNPIRVHIDIGADGRATGEADVEFVTHEDAVAAMSKDKNNMQHRYIELFLNSTPGGGSGMGGSGMGGYGRDGMDNQGGYGSVGRMGMGNNYSGGYGTPDGLGGYGRGGGGSGGYYGQGGMSGGGWRGMY, encoded by the exons ATGAGAGATGGAAGAG gtatgGGAGGACATGGTTATGGTGGAGCTGGTGATGCAAGTTCGGGTTTTCATGGTGGTCATTTTGTACATATGAGAGGACTGCCTTTTCGTGCAACTGAAAATGATATTGCTAAT ttcttctcaccACTAAATCCAATCCGAGTACATATTGATATTGGAGCTGATGGCAGAGCAACAGGAGAAGCAGATGTAGAGTTTGTGACACATGAAGATGCAGTAGCTGCCATgtctaaagataaaaataacatgC AACATCGATACATCGAACTTTTCTTGAATTCAACTCCTGGAGGCGGCTCTGGAATGGGAGGTTCTGGAATGGGAGGCTACGGCAGAGATGGAATGG ataatcagGGAGGCTATGGATCTGTTGGAAGAATGGGAATGGGGAACAATTACAGTGGAGGATATGGTACTCCTGATGGCTTGGGTGGTTACG GCCGTGGTGGTGGAGGCAGTGGCGGTTATTATGGGCAAGGTGGCATGAGTGGAGGTGGATGGCGTGGGATGTACTAA